A region of the Notolabrus celidotus isolate fNotCel1 chromosome 18, fNotCel1.pri, whole genome shotgun sequence genome:
ACGCGTCTAAGCGGCTGCGTAAAGAGATGACGCTCAACATTCAGTGTGTAACCATGGAGATGGATTTAAATTACGTATATTTGCCTCCTAATCTGTCAAGCAACTTCCATGTTTGTTACCCTGTATTATCAAACACTCTGAAGAATGACTGTAGACTCTTTGAACACATGAGAAGGAAATGAATCCATGAAAGGAGAATACTCACCACGCATTCTGCGCTTCAACGCGTCAAACAAAGTCGCTCTCCTGAATTGTTCCGTTTAAATtctaacacacaacacacactgatgatcaCACACCAACAGATGACAGCTATAGGTGTCCATGATGTCTCTTAAACTCATCCTGTATTCAGTAAATTCACTCATAAGTTCACAGTAACCTCTCTCAGCCCACACTGAACTCATCGATCAGTCGCACCTGGCTGGGACATTTCTCCAGATCCGCCCCCTGACACGCTGATTGGCTGATTTGCAGGAGATGGTATATAATTGATTGGACGGCAGATTTGTCAATCGACATGCAAACAATTATGCTGCATTCACGTGGGGTCGGATATATCGGAAAAACGACCTTCCGATGTGGAAAATGCACGTGAACGCCTCCCCAACATGGAAactcttgtttttgttaatgttaaaaaactTCTAATTTACTCGCGCATGCTTATCAACTTTTACTtaaacataatttgtaacatgGTAGCATTATTATTCTgcgtttctgtatatacttattaatccaatttattttctttcattcatatttatatcttataaaTTCTCCtgtctattaatattttgactttttcatactatgtataagagcattctgtaacaactgaatttcttacctggataaataaagtattcttattctgattctgattctgatacttGCCCATATAGAGTTATTTATTAACATTAGTTTGGCATTTAACCCTTTAGCCTATATCAAATCAAGTATGGCTGTTAAAGCACATTTTGATTAAACAGTCAGGTAAAAGTAAAACCCAAGTTTCCCCAAGTGAAAGCACGTGAACACCAAAGAACGACTTCTCAACTTGTAAACTGGGACCATCCAAGGAGCACGTGAACGCAGCATTAGACACCAGCGTTTTTAGAAACTGAAATCAATGAaagtatcattttattttagagtGTATAAATGACCGCTGACTCCTTTCATGTCcttttaaaacatgacattcTTTGTTTATCACGTTAAAACAAAGTGGTTTGAGTATTatctgcaaaaagaaaatatacaaCTTCTGATATATTCAATTAATTTGGTGGTAAAGAGTGTAAATTGAAAGCTGTAGTCATCACTATTATGCCACTCAGTTCCTCAAGTTGCCAGGTATTTGTGCAGATTTACAGTTTCAAATTTTAAGTCAAGAATAAACTTCAGATTTGTTGACAGGTCTTAATTCTTAAATACTAGCCTTTGTAAGAATTATTAGCCTATtaggatatatattttttaaaacagctttttatCTCCATGACTTGTTGGACATGTTTTCTGTGCATTTATGCAAGTCaaactttgcttttattttcttaaaagtGTAGAAAATTAAACCAATTTAAGATTAATTGAGATTTAGGTTTCCATTAAAGCAATGAGGAACAGTATTGAAACATTTTaagatataaacacacatgtacataaATAAGCCCTGTAATGGACTGGCGACCTGTCCGTGGTGTACTCAACCTCTCGCCCAATGAAGCTGCGATTGGCTTTTACTTCCAGAGATGCCTTTTCTGTAGTACAATAGTTTTATACAGTTACTCAGTGCAGATATAAACATGCTGTCATCATCACCAGTACAGAAATATAAATGCTTATTACTTATAAAATGTACTTCATGAAAACCTTAATAATGAAGCCATTCAACAGTACTGTAGGTTCACATTTAGTTCAATGCAAACACACTAAAAGAGGATGCATGGTTTAGTGTGAATGGATCAAGAGGGAGATAAAACAGCATGAAATACTGATCCTACATGGTGATGCTGGCTTTGAAAATGGTCCAACCCTTCACCCAAAAACTTCagagaaaacatcaaacatctgGACAACTTTCCCCAAGCAGTGAAATcacaagagaacaaaatgtcGATCACAAAGCAAAGCTTTATTTTCCAAAGGTTGTGGTTTCTTGGCGCTCAGGGTAACAAAGTCAAAGTATCACAGAGCAATATCTGAAAGCTGAGTGTCAGGTATCAGGCCTGCTTCCTCTGTTGAGTTTAAAGACAGACCATCATGAACACACTCAGATCCTTGTACTACGAAGTCATACTGCAAACTGTATCCTGAGACCAATACACCAACAAACCTGCGTCACAAAAACTTACACTGCCGTTTACCTTCTGCACTTCCATCAtctctttctttaacttttGCTGCTCTCATTAAGATACTAGATCAGTTATCTACCAGTGACCATCTGAGCTTTGTCTGTTCTCTATAGGGCGAAGCTCTTGTGATATTCTTCTTGCAGCCCAGATGACATGCTCAGGGTTGACTTTGTCCCCAAATTCAATCTCTCTGTGCTCCAGAAGTATTCCCTGCAAGAGAGTAAAAATCAATGTGTGGTTCTCCTCgacagaaaagaaatgaaaagagctGAAGGTGAGATTTTACAGGGTCAGTTTACCTGCTGCCCTCGACCAATGACATAGACTCCGCCAAGCACGAAGCCCTCTCctgaaacatttccaaagaaGCCGTTCCTGAAGGCCCTCAGGCCGTTCATCCACACGCCAACACGCATGAACCCCAAGAGGCCAAGCTTCCTCTCACGGGGTCCATAAAACCTCTTCTGCAAGGCAAAGACAAACAAGAAGCTTTGACTGATTCATGCAGATCTAAACTGATTCTCCACACACTATGAATGACTCCAGTGTGTTCTAATTAATGATGCTGGGGATCTGGTAAAATCTGGTTTAAAAAGGTCGAAAAACCCGGCATCATGAGGAAGGTGATGAAACAATGTTTTAATTCATTACAAAAATCTACCTTTTCATCCAAGAAGATCTCCCCTTTGAAGTATGGTCTGAAGTTCTGGACCTCGGTGCCGACGTCCTCCTTCACCACAGCAAACAGAGGGACCCCGAGCTGATCCAGCTGGGGTTTGAGAGAGGACAGCTCTGCAGCctcctgcagacagagacaACAAAAAGACCCTCCATTAGATCTGTTACTAAGAATACACTTCACATTTCAGCTGGTTCATAATCAGCCTTTTGTGTGTGTAGTTGGAAGATTTGTTTCAGATTTCTTATGATTAGATTTGTTATTGTTAGATTTAAGTTTAAATTGTTATGCCATGCCTCATTTTGCCTTCTTACCTCCAAATTAAATCACTCCATCTTTTTAAACCTGTTTTCTTGCCACAGTTCACAGATGTATCTGCAGTCCTTTATAATGACATGCATCTTTAAATGTAATGGACTGTTATTTCACTCCAGCTGCATTTGTTTTGGATCTTTTAACTTTTGCTGCCTCTGTTTGCTCTAGTATGAGAGtcatgtgattttgttttcttaaattggGCTACAAGTTCATTTAATCTTATTCCAATAAAACCCTGTTCAAACTTATAAAACTTGATGTTAAGCCCTAGGGGTGTTTCCATCTTTTCAGGCTGAGTTTTCTGCAAAATTTTACAAAATGCAGATGAAATCGATTAATTGGAGTTTTTAATGGTCCCACGATCCAGGGGGAGCCTGTTCCATAATTTAGAACAGCAGACTCTCttggattttttaaaagaaaatgaaaagaaatatcTTTTTGCTTTATTAGCTTTAAATTGGTTTCAACTTTGTTTTGGAATGCATTATATcctaatgtttgttttatatcaaacatcaacatttttatttggttttacttgtttgttgtgtgttttttgtttgggtAAACACTTTGGACTACATATTTGCGTGGAAGATGCAAtgcatttttcttattattgatatttttttagattattttgtataattattattatattatattatatattatttattttagggggggggggggggggggggtgcagatttaagagaaaaaacatgGAGTCTAGGATCTGAATATTCTGCTTGATGCAAACAGAATAAGAAAAAAGCTTCAAAAGGTAACTGAAGAATATTTAAGGCTAACATTGTTACATAAAAATTCTCTTTTCAGGGAgatcattgtttaaaaaaggtgGGGAAAAAAATCCCATAGACCATAATAAGAGCTTTGAAAAACTGTGTTTACCTCTCTGCACAAAAATCATCCAGGCCTCCTCACTGCCATGATGACAGCTCCAGAGCTCTGCCACAGACTCCTGGCTTTCAGGGTTCTGGTgtctgagagaagaagaaatcagGAGAAAGGTTTAAAGAGTTGAGCAACACTAATGCTGCATTCCAACTCCACAATGTCTCCTTTCAACACCACACTCAAATGTAATAAAGTCTGACTCATAAGAGATTAGCATGTGTTAGACATATAAGAAAGATTTTTGACGTACCCCCCTGCAGAGTCTTGAGGTCAGTCTCCTCTAAATGCTTCAGAGTTGCCTTCAGTGGAGGAGTCAGGAACATGTCAGTGAAGTAGTTCGTGACTCCAGCGAAGAGGCTGCCGATAGTCGCCACGGCGTTGGCGATGATAGCCGTCGCCatatctcctctctgtctgattATCGTCTTAATGCATCTTCTACCATCAACCCTGCAGCTGATCTGACGCTGCACAGACACTAAAGCGCATTTAAACTCCAGCTCGGATCCTCCCAGCTGTTCTGATCAGGACTCCTGATTACAGCTGCGTCTGATCAGTGACGCAGTCCTCCAGTCTGCAGCGTGGAAACCGTGAAACTAACGATTTCAAGTACAAAAGTCACATTGTGCAAAAATGTTCCTCCTCTTTGAGGTTCAGAGGTCAATGAGGAAAAGGAAATCTGCACAGTCATACAGTTATATctcacatgttgcaagtttgcACAATCAAAATGAGATGTTGCAACCAGCTGAATTAGCTCCAGATTGAGCTGGATGTGGGATTTCATTGTACTGTATGTAAAGTATAAGTCACATGCACACAACTGAATGAACAAATACAGTgtgataaatgtttatttttagagtTAACACTAACATATTTCATATTCATACAATACATCCACCAGATTCTGGAGTTATTTAACCTTCATATTGGATCATCAAACAGCTGCTTTATATCTTCTTCctagaaaacaacacaaagcagTGACACAATTCTAACagctacaacaacaagaaaagcATTTGTTTGTGACTTTATTTACAAATTAAATGGATCATTCATCTATTCCACTTGTGATCAGTTCTCTACCTTCCCCTGCTTGTCTTCCACATCAGAAGGAGAGGCTTAAGCTTCCTCTTGTGGAGCCACaggtttctccctctcctctgctgctgctgcgtcgCTGTCAGCCGGAGCCGAGTTATCAGCGGCCTCACTGCTGCGTTGATCGTCTGTCTCCTGAGATGATATGATCATGTCAAGCGTTACACATCACAGTTCCCCCTGTCTGCATGACTGACTGACACACTGTCTCCTGCTGCTTTGGCATGTTTGTTCTTAAAATCAACACTTCTACCTCTAAGACAGAAATATTGTAACaccttgtcttggtcttgaggaGATGGAGTGACTGGTTTCTGCGCCTCCTCTCCAGTTTGAGTTGTCAGCTCATCCTGTTATGGAAACAGTGTGGTGTAGAAAACAGGATTTTAATCACAGCTGATAACAGAGTCTCCTAATTTATCATCATGAATGACACAAGCAGCAGATTCTGACATTTAAGAGGCTTAAAGCAGCAGTTTTTTAGATTTTACAAGGTACTCTTTCAATATCCATTTGACTGAGTAGGTCTGACTCCTGTCTGtatttccctcctcctttctgAACACATCCTCCTAATCTCCTCAGCTGTCTGTCCTCAGCTGGCCTGTCATGTTTATCTTCAGCTCGCTCTGCCCTTTAATCTTCCTCCTTATCTTGTCGTCTTTCCTGACTTGTTATCCTGCTTTTCTTGCATCCTGAATCTGTAAATATCAGCGATTCAAATCAGCCGCACAGAGCATGTATTTCTTCACCTCCTCAGTGTGTTGAGGTTCAGGAGAACCAGAGCTTTGTTTGTCGTGCTGCTcttctgttttgtctgtttttgag
Encoded here:
- the LOC117829774 gene encoding peroxiredoxin-like 2A; the encoded protein is MATAIIANAVATIGSLFAGVTNYFTDMFLTPPLKATLKHLEETDLKTLQGDTRTLKARSLWQSSGAVIMAVRRPGUFLCREEAAELSSLKPQLDQLGVPLFAVVKEDVGTEVQNFRPYFKGEIFLDEKKRFYGPRERKLGLLGFMRVGVWMNGLRAFRNGFFGNVSGEGFVLGGVYVIGRGQQGILLEHREIEFGDKVNPEHVIWAARRISQELRPIENRQSSDGHW